A single region of the Parasphingorhabdus litoris DSM 22379 genome encodes:
- a CDS encoding TIGR01244 family sulfur transferase, producing the protein MKMIVASLTGCTLMLGGAVLAYSSSFAEENSSVPVEKVESMFRKINDKVSVSPQISLEDIATAKAEGVSLIVNNRPDGEEPTAPQSAEIEAAAKAAGIDYIAIPITHSGFSAPQVDAMISALDGTEGKTLAYCRSGTRSTLLWSLAQAKQGVSPDEIARLAGNAGYDITPIRAMVDALAGSTN; encoded by the coding sequence ATGAAGATGATCGTCGCATCATTGACCGGTTGCACGTTGATGCTCGGTGGCGCAGTGTTGGCATATTCCAGCAGCTTCGCAGAAGAAAATTCCTCTGTTCCTGTAGAAAAGGTTGAAAGCATGTTCCGGAAAATAAACGATAAAGTCAGTGTCTCGCCACAAATCAGCTTGGAAGATATTGCGACCGCCAAGGCCGAAGGCGTGAGCTTGATCGTCAACAATCGCCCGGATGGCGAAGAGCCCACCGCTCCGCAGAGTGCCGAAATCGAGGCCGCTGCTAAGGCCGCCGGGATCGACTATATCGCTATCCCGATCACCCATAGCGGCTTTTCCGCGCCGCAAGTCGATGCAATGATCTCTGCTCTTGATGGCACCGAAGGAAAGACGCTCGCTTATTGCCGATCCGGGACACGGTCGACTTTGCTATGGTCATTGGCTCAGGCCAAGCAGGGCGTATCGCCAGACGAAATTGCGCGGTTAGCTGGCAATGCTGGTTATGACATCACGCCGATCCGCGCGATGGTTGATGCATTGGCAGGCAGTACCAACTAA